One window from the genome of Candidatus Methanoperedens sp. encodes:
- a CDS encoding roadblock/LC7 domain-containing protein, giving the protein MERKMSDVYNKVLLDLKRMNGVKMIALAGRDGYLIGEHATEGSEMLTLMSANMLRAAETATNKLEKVNPHRVIVDYKGGKLITTSAGSKALISVMATNDAKLDPIIKEIEKTADIIKDIL; this is encoded by the coding sequence ATGGAAAGAAAAATGTCGGATGTATATAATAAAGTTCTATTGGATTTAAAGAGAATGAATGGTGTGAAAATGATCGCATTGGCAGGCCGCGATGGTTATCTTATCGGTGAACATGCAACCGAAGGATCGGAAATGCTTACCCTGATGTCAGCAAACATGCTACGGGCTGCTGAAACGGCCACTAATAAGCTTGAGAAAGTCAATCCCCACCGCGTGATAGTAGATTATAAAGGAGGAAAGCTGATCACAACATCAGCAGGCTCAAAAGCGTTGATATCAGTTATGGCGACAAATGATGCAAAACTTGATCCCATCATAAAAGAAATTGAAAAGACAGCTGATATAATAAAAGATATCCTTTAA
- a CDS encoding S-methyl-5-thioribose-1-phosphate isomerase gives MRTIDWNNNNSNIAMIDQTLLPAEYKIIECSTIDSLCEAIKSLRVRGAPALGAAGGFGVALAAFRSNASSVDRSMDDIHDAANTIIATRPTAVNLSWGVKRVLGALEDAKNIKEIRMFALDEAKAIADEDVQKNMQLGEHGAMLLEDGDTVMTHCNAGRLACVDWGTALGVIRSARAQGKDIRVISCETRPLNQGSRITTWELMEDKIPVTLITDSMSGHVMRKGMVDKVIVGADRITQDAVFNKIGTYTHSVIAKENQVPFYVAAPVSTFDFERFEDEIEIELRKPDELKYFGKYQIAPVGVNVYNPAFDATPMENVTALITENGVFYPPFLLEEVKVHT, from the coding sequence ATGAGAACAATCGACTGGAATAACAATAACAGCAATATTGCCATGATAGACCAGACCCTTCTGCCTGCTGAGTATAAAATTATAGAATGCTCTACAATAGATTCATTATGCGAAGCCATAAAATCCCTTCGTGTCCGCGGCGCACCTGCACTGGGGGCAGCGGGAGGTTTTGGTGTCGCTCTTGCTGCATTTCGAAGTAATGCCAGCTCAGTAGATAGATCAATGGATGATATCCATGATGCTGCAAACACCATAATAGCTACCAGACCCACAGCAGTAAACCTTTCATGGGGAGTAAAACGCGTGTTGGGGGCATTAGAGGATGCAAAGAACATCAAAGAAATAAGAATGTTCGCGCTTGACGAGGCAAAAGCAATAGCTGATGAGGATGTGCAAAAGAACATGCAGCTTGGGGAGCATGGCGCTATGCTCCTTGAAGACGGGGATACTGTCATGACACACTGTAATGCCGGAAGGCTTGCCTGCGTGGACTGGGGAACTGCACTTGGGGTTATCCGTTCTGCTCGCGCCCAGGGAAAAGACATAAGAGTAATTTCCTGCGAGACACGACCGCTAAACCAGGGAAGCAGGATAACAACATGGGAATTAATGGAGGACAAAATTCCGGTAACGCTTATCACAGACAGCATGTCAGGCCATGTAATGCGAAAAGGCATGGTTGATAAAGTCATTGTGGGCGCAGACAGGATCACCCAGGATGCAGTGTTCAATAAGATCGGGACATATACACATTCTGTCATTGCAAAAGAGAACCAGGTGCCATTTTATGTTGCAGCGCCTGTTTCAACATTTGATTTTGAACGGTTTGAAGATGAAATCGAGATCGAATTAAGAAAACCTGACGAACTGAAGTATTTTGGGAAATACCAGATAGCTCCAGTTGGGGTAAATGTTTATAATCCGGCCTTTGATGCAACCCCGATGGAGAATGTGACTGCTCTTATCACAGAAAATGGGGTTTTTTATCCGCCATTTCTCCTTGAAGAAGTCAAGGTACATACATGA
- a CDS encoding Nif3-like dinuclear metal center hexameric protein → MLLKEIIQMLETIAPPSLAEDFDNGRIGLVLDRGNDIKKIAVALDPTDSVLKEAVRIGADLLITHHTLIFDPINLISKRLSDTLKIAIDNDISIYTMHTNYDKAEGGVNDVLAGLLGLKNTVPLALGRIGETEPIKAPAFAAFIAKKLDTHVQYKGNEVIKKVMVVGGSGFRREYIDIAIENGVDALVSGEMRHDAIRYAEGLCLFDATHYATEAPAMRKLCERLPEESSYIEDKPDVKVSHLQA, encoded by the coding sequence ATGCTTCTTAAAGAAATTATCCAGATGCTTGAAACTATCGCTCCCCCCTCGCTTGCCGAAGATTTCGATAATGGCAGGATCGGGCTTGTGCTTGACAGGGGCAACGACATTAAGAAGATCGCAGTCGCACTTGACCCGACCGACTCGGTTCTTAAAGAAGCAGTACGCATCGGCGCAGACCTGCTCATAACCCATCATACTCTTATATTTGACCCTATAAATCTTATCTCAAAACGATTATCAGATACCCTGAAAATTGCAATCGATAACGATATTTCCATATACACGATGCACACTAATTACGACAAAGCAGAGGGCGGAGTGAACGATGTGCTTGCCGGATTACTGGGATTGAAAAATACTGTTCCTCTTGCCCTGGGAAGGATTGGTGAGACCGAACCGATAAAAGCGCCTGCATTCGCAGCTTTTATCGCAAAAAAGCTGGACACTCATGTCCAGTATAAAGGAAATGAGGTGATCAAGAAGGTGATGGTGGTGGGTGGAAGCGGATTCAGGCGCGAATACATAGATATCGCAATAGAGAACGGAGTTGATGCTCTTGTTTCCGGGGAAATGCGCCATGATGCGATACGATATGCTGAAGGGTTATGTCTTTTTGATGCTACCCATTATGCAACAGAGGCGCCGGCGATGAGAAAATTATGTGAGAGATTACCTGAAGAGTCTTCTTATATTGAAGATAAACCCGACGTTAAAGTGTCTCATTTACAGGCATAG
- a CDS encoding UDP-N-acetylglucosamine--N-acetylmuramyl-(pentapeptide) pyrophosphoryl-undecaprenol N-acetylglucosamine transferase: MVHNIYFSVCGEGYGHSSRDMAIAAKLKSAGANVLMGSYGYALDRLKKSFDCIKIEKEFEMTSKDGAFDLKATISQSTNSVFHYSRTISQEKKIMEDFSATCMVADGRGASVFAAFKLGLPCIIISNQTSIESFFKESKFLSNLVGKPVDLTLKTTMALAEEVLIPDFAPPHTVCLNTLSKSSHVMKKQRFVGPVVSAKYETQQPEPVGIKNPFILTILSGHSFSRPIFNGILKIADRFPEINFLVFARFKSDNIPKNTTVVGFCEDPSPYIAAAELVIAQAGHSTAMEILTLGKPALIIPIKGHIEQEYNASRMKELGVCEILDYQSFNGEGLYEKIKLLLNEKGFKEKAKLFSENAREMRGSQKAADIILELSNRIQCY; the protein is encoded by the coding sequence ATGGTTCACAATATTTATTTTTCAGTATGTGGGGAAGGTTATGGTCATTCAAGCAGGGATATGGCAATAGCCGCGAAACTTAAAAGTGCGGGGGCAAATGTTCTCATGGGGAGTTATGGTTATGCGCTGGATCGCCTGAAAAAGAGTTTTGATTGTATTAAAATTGAGAAAGAATTTGAAATGACGTCAAAGGATGGAGCCTTTGACCTTAAAGCCACAATTTCACAAAGTACGAATTCAGTATTTCATTATTCAAGAACAATATCCCAGGAAAAAAAGATCATGGAGGATTTTTCTGCAACATGCATGGTTGCAGATGGCAGGGGCGCCTCTGTTTTTGCGGCCTTCAAACTCGGGTTGCCCTGCATTATAATATCCAACCAGACAAGCATTGAATCCTTTTTCAAGGAAAGTAAATTCCTTTCAAACCTTGTGGGTAAGCCGGTGGATCTTACCCTTAAAACTACGATGGCGCTTGCTGAAGAAGTCCTGATCCCTGATTTTGCACCACCTCATACTGTTTGTCTTAATACGTTAAGTAAAAGTTCCCATGTAATGAAAAAACAAAGATTTGTCGGGCCTGTAGTATCTGCCAAATACGAAACCCAGCAGCCTGAACCAGTTGGCATAAAAAATCCATTCATATTAACCATTCTCAGCGGGCATTCGTTCAGCCGTCCCATTTTTAATGGAATATTAAAGATCGCGGACAGGTTCCCTGAGATAAATTTCCTGGTGTTTGCAAGATTCAAAAGCGATAATATCCCAAAAAACACAACTGTTGTGGGATTTTGTGAAGATCCATCTCCGTATATAGCAGCGGCAGAGCTTGTTATTGCCCAGGCAGGCCACAGCACTGCCATGGAAATCCTGACACTTGGAAAACCAGCCCTTATTATCCCAATTAAAGGTCATATCGAACAGGAATATAATGCATCACGAATGAAAGAACTTGGGGTATGTGAAATCCTGGATTATCAATCCTTTAATGGCGAAGGTCTCTATGAAAAGATCAAACTTCTTTTGAATGAAAAAGGATTCAAGGAAAAAGCGAAATTATTTTCTGAAAATGCACGGGAAATGAGAGGATCACAAAAAGCGGCAGATATTATCCTGGAGTTATCGAACCGGATACAATGTTATTAA
- a CDS encoding bifunctional aconitate hydratase 2/2-methylisocitrate dehydratase, protein MLESYHNHITERQKQGIPPLPMNAGQVKALSVLVFDPPQGQEDFILELLKDHIPPGVDPAALEKSKMLRKIALREKRSKLLTPREAVSLLGMMKGGYNIETLVELLDDQELGDEAVTALSNTILIFGFFDRIKKLSATNPNAKKVLENWTKAQWFTGGYGIPETQKVTIFKVQGEVNTDDLSPASRAGTRADIPLHSLSMLENRYPGALSEINRLKKKGNPIAFAADVVGTGSSRKSAANSLIWWIGQDIPGVPNKRKGGVILGSQIAPIFFNTARDSGALPVKCDVSTLKSGDVVTLDFKHGRILGEKGEDIASFCLEPETLPDEFRAGGRLLLLIGKELTKKAQAALGVNYDIFIKPREPGNSNRGYTLAQKIVGKACGLPGVRPGQSCLPKISTVGSQDTTGPMTADEIKELVCLEFMAPLVMQSFCHTAAYPTPADRAMHKELSQFFKERGGVTLKPGDGIIHSWLNRMILPDTVGTGGDSHTRFPIGISFPAGSGLVAFAAALGVMPLDMPESVLVRFKGKLKKGLYLRDVVNAIPYFAIKQGKLTLPKKNKKNIFNGRILEMEGLPDITVEQAFELTDASAERSAEAAVIALPTEQVARFLEKNISILRSLIEEGYASKALETRIAAMQEWLDNPSLLEADPDAQYSDILEIDLSAINEPLLACPNDPDFIKPLSETQGVRIDEVFIGSCMIGTEQLDRASGILEKAGSIKSKLWIAPPTRLIEKSLKETGGYSTFKELGARMEIPGCSLCMGNQARVADNAVVFSTSTRNFDNRMGKNAQVYLGSAELAAIIAVLGRIPTLSEYQELLE, encoded by the coding sequence ATTCTTGAATCTTATCACAATCACATCACGGAAAGGCAAAAACAGGGAATTCCCCCGCTTCCGATGAATGCCGGGCAGGTTAAAGCGCTATCAGTCCTTGTTTTTGACCCCCCGCAAGGCCAGGAAGATTTTATCCTTGAACTCCTGAAAGATCACATTCCACCTGGTGTCGACCCTGCTGCTCTTGAAAAATCAAAAATGTTGCGAAAAATTGCCCTTCGCGAGAAAAGATCAAAACTTCTCACGCCGCGCGAGGCAGTCTCCCTTTTAGGTATGATGAAAGGCGGTTATAATATTGAAACGCTCGTTGAATTGCTGGATGATCAGGAACTTGGGGATGAAGCAGTTACTGCCCTCTCAAATACGATCCTTATTTTCGGTTTCTTTGACCGGATAAAAAAGCTTTCGGCTACAAACCCCAACGCAAAAAAAGTTCTTGAAAACTGGACAAAAGCACAATGGTTTACAGGAGGATATGGAATCCCCGAAACACAAAAAGTGACGATATTTAAAGTCCAGGGAGAAGTAAATACTGATGATCTTTCTCCGGCATCACGCGCCGGGACCCGCGCCGATATCCCGCTCCATTCTCTCTCCATGCTTGAAAATCGCTATCCAGGCGCACTTTCCGAGATAAACAGGCTTAAAAAGAAAGGAAATCCGATAGCATTTGCAGCAGATGTCGTTGGAACAGGAAGCAGCAGGAAATCAGCAGCCAATTCCCTTATCTGGTGGATAGGGCAGGACATTCCCGGTGTCCCGAACAAGCGAAAAGGAGGAGTGATACTCGGAAGCCAGATAGCTCCAATATTTTTCAACACGGCGCGAGATAGCGGTGCTCTTCCTGTCAAATGCGATGTCTCAACACTAAAATCAGGCGATGTAGTTACACTGGATTTCAAACATGGGAGGATACTTGGTGAAAAAGGGGAAGATATTGCGTCATTTTGCCTTGAGCCTGAAACACTTCCTGATGAATTCAGGGCAGGCGGGAGGCTTTTGCTTTTAATAGGAAAAGAACTCACAAAAAAAGCACAGGCTGCACTTGGTGTAAATTACGATATATTCATCAAACCAAGGGAACCCGGGAATTCAAATCGCGGTTACACGCTGGCTCAAAAGATCGTGGGGAAAGCCTGCGGACTTCCGGGCGTGCGCCCGGGGCAATCATGCCTTCCAAAAATATCGACTGTCGGGTCACAGGATACAACAGGCCCGATGACCGCTGATGAGATCAAGGAACTTGTATGCCTTGAATTCATGGCGCCTCTGGTTATGCAATCCTTCTGCCACACAGCTGCATATCCGACGCCTGCTGACAGAGCAATGCATAAAGAACTCTCGCAGTTTTTCAAAGAAAGGGGCGGAGTTACCTTAAAACCCGGTGACGGGATAATCCATTCATGGCTCAACCGTATGATCCTGCCCGACACTGTTGGCACGGGAGGCGACAGCCATACAAGGTTCCCGATAGGTATTTCATTTCCCGCGGGAAGCGGCCTTGTGGCATTTGCCGCAGCATTAGGGGTAATGCCGCTTGACATGCCTGAAAGCGTACTTGTAAGATTTAAAGGTAAACTAAAAAAAGGCCTGTACTTACGTGATGTTGTCAATGCGATTCCTTATTTCGCAATAAAGCAGGGCAAACTGACACTTCCGAAAAAGAATAAAAAAAATATCTTTAATGGCAGGATACTGGAGATGGAAGGTCTTCCCGACATTACTGTGGAACAGGCATTTGAACTTACGGATGCAAGCGCAGAGAGATCAGCCGAAGCTGCTGTGATAGCGCTTCCAACAGAACAGGTGGCACGCTTCCTTGAAAAGAACATATCTATTTTAAGATCGCTCATTGAGGAAGGTTATGCATCAAAGGCGCTTGAAACACGGATAGCAGCCATGCAGGAATGGCTTGATAACCCCTCTTTGCTTGAAGCTGATCCTGATGCGCAATATTCAGATATCCTTGAAATCGATCTGTCCGCTATCAATGAACCTCTTCTTGCCTGCCCTAATGATCCTGATTTTATCAAACCATTATCCGAGACGCAGGGAGTTAGAATTGATGAAGTGTTTATCGGGTCATGTATGATAGGGACCGAACAGCTGGACAGGGCTTCCGGAATACTTGAGAAAGCAGGCAGCATTAAATCCAAGTTATGGATCGCTCCGCCTACAAGGCTTATCGAAAAAAGTCTTAAAGAAACAGGTGGGTATTCCACATTCAAGGAACTCGGCGCAAGAATGGAAATCCCGGGATGCAGCCTTTGCATGGGGAACCAGGCAAGGGTAGCTGATAATGCTGTAGTATTTTCCACATCTACTCGTAATTTTGATAACCGCATGGGTAAGAATGCACAGGTCTATCTTGGTTCGGCTGAGCTTGCTGCGATCATCGCAGTTCTTGGCAGGATTCCAACACTTTCGGAATATCAAGAATTATTGGAATAA
- a CDS encoding FMN-binding glutamate synthase family protein, which translates to MESQLPAEFIVNINHERCRKCKRCVINCSFSAIEFKDKVTANNRQCVACHRCATFCPENAITIIHNPLDYKDGYNWSPEIRKNILKQAESGGIILTGMGNPRPYPIYWDHMLIDACQVTNPSIDPLREPMELRTYLGAKPEALEFEGDIDNISLKTELAPQVKLDIPIVFAAMSYGAISLNAHKALAMAAKRMGTLMNTGEGGLHEDLAGYTDRIIVQVASGRFGVTSKYLNNSALVEIKIGQGAKPGIGGHLPGEKVGEDISKTRMIPVGTDALSPAPHHDIYSIEDLSQLIYAIKETTDYKKPVSVKIAAVHNVAAIASGIVRAGADIVMIDGFRGGTGAAPMVIRDHVGIPIELALAAVDDRLRQEGIRNRASILVGGSIRQSADVVKAIALGADACVIGTASLIAMGCRVCQKCYTGNCAWGIATQKPELVRRLNPEVGADRLCNLLTAWGHEIQEVLGSLGINAIESLRGSRERLRGVGLSQETLDILGIKHAGIGQ; encoded by the coding sequence ATGGAATCACAACTGCCTGCAGAATTCATTGTTAATATTAACCATGAACGGTGCCGGAAATGCAAGCGCTGTGTAATTAATTGCAGTTTCAGTGCTATTGAATTCAAGGATAAGGTCACGGCAAACAACAGGCAGTGCGTGGCCTGCCACAGGTGCGCTACATTCTGTCCAGAAAACGCTATCACTATTATCCATAACCCCCTTGATTACAAAGACGGTTACAACTGGTCGCCAGAGATCAGGAAGAATATTCTGAAACAGGCTGAGAGCGGCGGCATCATACTGACGGGCATGGGCAATCCCAGGCCATATCCGATCTACTGGGATCACATGCTGATAGATGCCTGCCAGGTGACAAATCCCTCGATAGACCCGTTGAGGGAGCCAATGGAGCTTAGAACTTATCTTGGCGCTAAACCTGAAGCACTTGAATTTGAGGGAGATATTGATAATATCAGCCTTAAGACAGAACTTGCGCCGCAGGTGAAGCTGGATATACCCATTGTTTTCGCGGCGATGTCGTATGGCGCCATAAGCCTGAATGCCCACAAAGCGCTTGCAATGGCAGCAAAGCGCATGGGGACGCTCATGAATACAGGTGAAGGAGGGCTGCATGAAGACCTTGCAGGTTATACTGACAGGATAATCGTCCAGGTTGCATCAGGGCGTTTCGGTGTAACAAGCAAATACCTGAACAACAGCGCCCTTGTTGAGATCAAGATCGGGCAGGGCGCAAAACCAGGAATAGGCGGGCATCTGCCTGGCGAAAAAGTTGGAGAGGATATCTCAAAGACCCGTATGATACCTGTTGGCACGGATGCGCTATCTCCTGCGCCGCATCATGATATTTATTCAATTGAAGACCTATCTCAGTTGATATACGCTATAAAAGAGACCACAGATTATAAGAAACCCGTATCTGTCAAGATCGCGGCAGTTCATAACGTCGCTGCCATCGCCAGCGGCATCGTGCGGGCAGGCGCTGATATAGTAATGATAGACGGCTTCAGGGGCGGGACGGGAGCCGCTCCCATGGTCATCAGGGATCATGTAGGAATACCAATTGAGCTTGCCCTTGCAGCAGTTGATGATAGGTTGAGGCAGGAAGGTATACGCAACCGCGCTTCTATCCTTGTCGGAGGAAGCATCAGGCAGAGCGCTGATGTCGTTAAGGCTATTGCGCTTGGTGCTGATGCATGTGTCATAGGCACGGCATCACTCATTGCAATGGGCTGCCGCGTTTGCCAGAAATGCTACACAGGCAACTGTGCCTGGGGCATTGCGACACAAAAGCCTGAACTTGTGCGCCGGCTGAACCCGGAGGTAGGAGCAGACAGGTTGTGCAACCTGCTTACTGCATGGGGTCATGAGATCCAGGAAGTATTGGGCTCGCTTGGGATAAATGCGATTGAATCGTTGCGCGGAAGCCGCGAGCGCTTGCGGGGTGTAGGTCTTTCACAGGAAACGCTGGATATCCTCGGGATTAAACATGCAGGAATAGGACAGTGA
- the ychF gene encoding redox-regulated ATPase YchF yields MSISIALAGKPNSGKSTFFKAATLANVEIANYPFTTIDANHGVAYVRTVCPCRELKLVCGNCRDGVRFVPVEMIDVAGLVPDAHKGRGLGNEFLDNLRQAKAIIHVIDASGGTDFEGNPVTVGSHDPLGDIEFLPHEITMWMAGILKRNWERLSRKVNAEGLKIEETIAGQLEGAGITEAHVKTVLSRMRLPRDKPQVWTEEQIIELSDMLRAESKPYIIAANKVDIASQENIERLLKKGAIPVSGATEVVLRLADKSGAIKYIPGDADFVESPNLSGAQKEALSKIRLLLKKNGGTGIQRCINETVFRLLELIVVYPVEDENRFTDKKGTILPDAFIMKKGSTPKDLAFMIHTDIGKSFLHAVDARTKMRLGEKHELKNGDIVKIVSVK; encoded by the coding sequence ATGTCTATTTCAATAGCTCTTGCCGGGAAACCTAACTCAGGAAAATCAACATTTTTTAAAGCCGCAACGCTTGCGAATGTTGAGATAGCAAATTATCCTTTTACCACTATCGATGCGAATCATGGCGTGGCATATGTGAGGACTGTATGCCCATGCAGGGAGTTGAAGCTCGTTTGCGGTAATTGCCGGGATGGTGTGAGGTTCGTGCCTGTTGAAATGATCGATGTGGCAGGTCTTGTGCCTGATGCCCATAAAGGACGGGGACTTGGCAATGAATTTCTTGATAATCTCAGGCAGGCAAAGGCCATAATCCACGTAATAGATGCATCCGGTGGCACTGATTTCGAAGGTAATCCCGTTACAGTGGGTTCGCATGACCCGCTTGGGGATATAGAATTTCTTCCGCATGAAATAACCATGTGGATGGCAGGTATCCTGAAGCGCAACTGGGAAAGGCTTTCAAGAAAGGTAAACGCAGAAGGACTGAAGATCGAAGAGACTATCGCAGGCCAGCTGGAAGGCGCAGGAATAACAGAAGCACATGTGAAAACAGTTCTTTCAAGAATGAGGTTGCCGCGCGATAAGCCCCAGGTATGGACAGAAGAGCAGATAATCGAGCTATCAGATATGCTCAGGGCTGAAAGTAAGCCATATATCATTGCGGCCAATAAGGTAGATATTGCTTCACAGGAAAATATCGAGCGCCTTTTGAAAAAGGGAGCTATCCCGGTAAGCGGGGCAACAGAAGTTGTGCTGCGCCTTGCAGATAAGAGCGGCGCCATAAAATATATTCCCGGAGATGCTGATTTTGTTGAATCGCCAAACCTCTCCGGTGCCCAGAAAGAAGCATTATCAAAAATCCGGCTGCTTCTGAAGAAGAATGGCGGCACAGGTATCCAGAGGTGCATCAATGAAACGGTTTTTAGGCTTCTTGAACTGATCGTTGTTTATCCTGTTGAAGATGAGAACAGGTTCACAGATAAGAAGGGCACAATACTTCCCGATGCGTTCATTATGAAAAAAGGCAGTACGCCAAAAGACCTTGCCTTCATGATACATACGGATATCGGAAAGAGTTTTCTTCACGCAGTAGATGCTCGCACCAAGATGAGGCTTGGGGAGAAACATGAGTTGAAGAACGGGGATATTGTGAAGATAGTGTCTGTGAAATAG
- a CDS encoding tryptophan--tRNA ligase, translated as MTTLDPWGVVKIDNYSKLFDEFGISKFDDLLGKIKNPHRYMRRHVIFGHRSYDSVLRAMISGKPFAALSGFMPSGKAHLGHKMVMEEIIWHQQQGGDAFLAIADMEAHAVRGKSWKECRELGINEYILSAIALGLEPGAHIYFQSGFKPVKDLSFELGIKANFSELSAIYGFSGETNIAHMVSALTQSADILHPQLKEFGGPKPVVIPVGSDQDPHIRLTRGLAYKTNMFMIEERRAENGLISVRGKAAPKEALKEIAKRTGGKLYEEHVDISGRTLEEVEPVVCEVELKHGGYAFMPPASTYHKFMTGLQGGKMSSSIPESYIALTDRPEDGAKKVMRAITGGRVTLEEQKKLGGEPDKCSVYELLLYHLVEDDNELLEIYKDCVGGTHVCGNCKKFAAKLMREFLKDHQEKREAAKERLGEFGLSIT; from the coding sequence ATGACTACTCTTGACCCCTGGGGCGTTGTCAAAATCGATAATTATTCAAAACTGTTTGACGAATTCGGGATTTCAAAGTTTGACGACCTCCTCGGAAAGATAAAGAATCCACACAGGTACATGCGCAGGCATGTCATATTCGGGCACAGGAGCTATGATTCTGTCCTTCGTGCGATGATATCGGGAAAACCTTTTGCGGCATTGAGCGGATTTATGCCTTCGGGAAAGGCACATCTGGGTCATAAAATGGTCATGGAAGAGATCATCTGGCACCAGCAGCAGGGCGGGGATGCGTTCCTTGCTATTGCGGATATGGAAGCGCATGCAGTCAGGGGAAAAAGCTGGAAAGAATGCCGAGAATTGGGAATAAATGAATATATATTAAGCGCAATAGCTCTTGGTCTTGAGCCTGGTGCGCATATTTATTTCCAATCAGGGTTCAAGCCAGTGAAAGACTTATCATTTGAACTTGGCATTAAAGCGAATTTTTCTGAGCTTTCTGCCATATATGGTTTTTCAGGTGAGACAAACATTGCGCACATGGTCAGCGCACTTACGCAAAGCGCTGACATCCTGCATCCGCAGTTGAAAGAATTCGGAGGTCCCAAACCAGTTGTTATTCCGGTAGGCTCTGACCAGGATCCGCATATCAGGCTGACAAGGGGGCTTGCTTATAAAACAAATATGTTTATGATCGAAGAACGCCGCGCAGAGAATGGATTGATAAGCGTCCGCGGAAAAGCGGCACCAAAGGAAGCCCTGAAGGAAATTGCAAAGCGCACAGGTGGTAAACTCTACGAAGAACATGTGGATATTTCCGGACGAACTCTTGAAGAAGTTGAACCGGTAGTTTGCGAAGTAGAACTGAAACATGGCGGTTATGCCTTCATGCCCCCTGCTTCTACATATCACAAGTTCATGACAGGACTCCAGGGCGGCAAAATGTCAAGCAGCATCCCTGAAAGCTATATAGCCCTCACTGACAGACCCGAAGATGGGGCAAAGAAAGTAATGCGCGCAATAACTGGCGGCAGGGTAACGCTTGAAGAGCAGAAAAAGCTTGGCGGCGAGCCTGATAAATGCAGCGTGTATGAGTTATTGCTTTACCATCTTGTAGAGGACGATAATGAGCTTCTGGAGATTTATAAGGACTGTGTAGGAGGCACGCACGTATGCGGAAATTGCAAGAAATTTGCGGCGAAGCTCATGCGGGAATTCCTGAAAGACCACCAGGAAAAGAGAGAAGCAGCTAAGGAGAGATTGGGGGAGTTCGGGTTGAGTATCACATAG